The Streptomyces phaeolivaceus genome window below encodes:
- a CDS encoding phosphoenolpyruvate carboxykinase (ATP) has product MSTPTATRLHAADASVTVLSNTPSVTDWARRYFGSWWNAFEVPASSVCEGPLVTADLDDKAYADLNALVTACPHDEVTYAKARLLLARDSTGTITGVSPEEGLAYRSEQLGGHVTIAGRTSEQLALATARIAREMIRAALLRDGWTLLHASAVVRDDQALLAFGSKGSGKTTTALLLASRGAQLLANDRVFVKVVGGELRVLPWPSAAAVGLGLLDALGLYDVVRERLQAGEQLHPTQHQDVTDALLADRREPLWEPGGKREMKVQVFPDQFSTWFGMELATGGRAAALLFPQIDPSAVPAVVDGSRTLGEDDFMSGATEDRYPDHFGLAYGINGGGSDLARAAVADRLAGLPHHQVVLGHDVAANADFLAKLVSDI; this is encoded by the coding sequence GTGAGTACCCCCACCGCCACCCGGCTGCACGCCGCGGACGCGAGCGTGACCGTCCTGAGCAACACGCCCTCTGTCACCGACTGGGCCCGCCGATACTTCGGGTCCTGGTGGAACGCGTTCGAGGTCCCCGCGAGCAGCGTCTGCGAGGGACCGCTCGTCACGGCCGACCTCGACGACAAGGCGTACGCCGACCTCAACGCGCTGGTGACCGCCTGCCCTCACGACGAAGTCACCTACGCCAAGGCCCGGCTGCTGCTCGCCCGGGACAGCACGGGCACCATCACGGGCGTCTCCCCGGAAGAGGGCCTCGCCTACCGCTCCGAGCAGCTCGGCGGCCACGTCACCATCGCCGGACGTACGTCCGAGCAGCTGGCGCTGGCCACGGCCCGGATCGCCCGGGAAATGATCAGGGCGGCCCTGCTGCGGGACGGGTGGACGCTCCTGCACGCCTCCGCCGTCGTCCGCGACGACCAGGCGCTGCTCGCCTTCGGGTCCAAGGGGTCGGGCAAGACCACCACGGCGCTGCTGCTGGCCAGCCGCGGCGCCCAGCTGCTCGCCAACGACCGGGTGTTCGTCAAGGTGGTCGGCGGTGAGCTGCGCGTGCTGCCGTGGCCGTCGGCGGCGGCCGTCGGGCTGGGCCTGCTCGACGCCCTCGGCCTGTACGACGTCGTGCGCGAGCGGCTGCAGGCGGGCGAGCAGCTGCACCCCACGCAGCACCAGGACGTCACCGACGCGCTCCTGGCCGACCGGCGCGAGCCGCTGTGGGAGCCGGGCGGCAAGCGGGAGATGAAGGTGCAGGTGTTCCCCGACCAGTTCTCCACCTGGTTCGGCATGGAGCTGGCGACCGGCGGACGCGCGGCAGCGCTGTTGTTCCCCCAGATCGACCCCTCCGCCGTGCCGGCCGTGGTCGACGGATCCCGGACCCTGGGCGAGGACGACTTCATGAGCGGAGCGACGGAGGACCGCTACCCCGACCACTTCGGCCTCGCTTACGGCATCAACGGCGGCGGCAGCGACCTGGCCCGCGCTGCGGTCGCCGACCGGCTCGCCGGGCTCCCGCACCACCAGGTCGTCCTCGGCCATGACGTCGCGGCCAACGCGGACTTCCTGGCGAAGCTCGTGAGCGACATCTGA
- a CDS encoding DUF6245 family protein produces the protein MSIPNQHQAPEPAPSAADFSAALTALGSYAQPPTDAELQQQAQAVGGEQVLAAILSNALYGASIGAGMLAEGHMLAQGAGGKELGLARQQVLKASGADGPGVMGMLHWQTGHVQQLLKGLDEQGCGPVIAAAARTASALLSLLACSAVFSTEDERAGQIPAELAQARKDLAAALAEIDELPATAAAMFLGAVPGM, from the coding sequence ATGTCGATCCCGAACCAGCACCAGGCGCCCGAGCCCGCCCCGAGCGCAGCAGACTTCTCGGCAGCCCTCACCGCGCTCGGCTCGTATGCCCAGCCACCGACCGACGCCGAGCTGCAGCAGCAGGCCCAGGCCGTGGGAGGCGAACAGGTACTGGCCGCCATCCTGAGCAACGCGCTGTACGGCGCTTCGATCGGGGCGGGGATGCTCGCCGAAGGCCACATGCTCGCCCAGGGCGCGGGCGGCAAGGAGTTGGGGCTGGCCCGCCAGCAGGTACTCAAGGCGTCCGGTGCCGACGGCCCCGGGGTGATGGGGATGCTGCACTGGCAGACCGGGCACGTCCAGCAGCTGCTCAAGGGGCTGGACGAGCAGGGCTGTGGCCCGGTGATCGCCGCAGCCGCCCGTACGGCCAGTGCCCTGCTCTCCCTGCTCGCCTGCTCGGCCGTGTTCTCCACCGAGGACGAGCGAGCCGGGCAGATCCCCGCCGAGCTGGCCCAGGCCCGCAAGGACCTTGCTGCGGCCCTCGCCGAGATCGACGAGCTGCCCGCCACCGCCGCAGCGATGTTCCTCGGTGCCGTACCCGGCATGTGA
- a CDS encoding serine/threonine-protein kinase yields MTKDPDRPPVEGDLVAALDPGEARALTAEIREAIKAVRTATGRLAAAVRRAHEARVWVVLGYPTWKAYARAEFGIGRSHAYRLVDQAATAEQLGNALVELGLMSPAGDDVLTDLSGRAWREIQGRAQDVAALVADRAAALDSAPDVEQLRGLVVQAVEDVRAEAVPAGPGRAPATPADDADAFAHWEGTIALGHAPAHLTDDEVLTALDLAGYDTDTRRTYAMAVRAFALDGDREQLQAFRAALDVPEQGEYGYGREVVVVGRELAERLQMSCWQQGRLYLEIAPSRLSDRAAARALAAAFREDPRSFETAQRIEVRRYAMTGDYQAYEEWENQALPVGA; encoded by the coding sequence ATGACGAAGGACCCGGACCGCCCGCCGGTCGAGGGCGACCTGGTCGCCGCACTCGATCCGGGCGAGGCCCGTGCGCTGACCGCCGAGATCCGGGAAGCGATCAAGGCCGTGCGGACAGCGACCGGACGGCTGGCCGCTGCCGTGCGGCGCGCGCATGAGGCCCGGGTCTGGGTCGTCCTCGGCTATCCGACGTGGAAGGCATACGCGCGCGCGGAGTTCGGGATCGGCCGCAGCCACGCCTACCGGCTCGTCGACCAGGCGGCGACGGCCGAGCAGCTCGGCAACGCGCTCGTCGAGCTGGGCCTGATGTCCCCCGCGGGGGACGACGTCCTCACCGACCTCTCCGGCCGGGCCTGGCGGGAGATCCAGGGCAGGGCGCAGGACGTGGCGGCCCTGGTCGCCGACCGTGCCGCCGCGCTCGACAGTGCGCCGGACGTCGAGCAGCTGCGCGGCCTCGTCGTCCAGGCCGTCGAGGACGTACGCGCCGAAGCCGTCCCGGCGGGCCCGGGTCGGGCACCCGCGACGCCGGCCGACGACGCGGACGCGTTCGCGCACTGGGAGGGCACCATCGCCCTGGGCCACGCTCCGGCCCACCTGACGGACGACGAAGTCCTGACCGCGCTGGACCTTGCCGGGTACGACACCGACACCCGGCGCACGTACGCCATGGCGGTGCGCGCCTTCGCCCTGGACGGCGACCGTGAGCAGCTGCAGGCGTTCCGGGCGGCCCTGGACGTTCCCGAGCAGGGTGAGTACGGCTACGGCCGGGAGGTCGTGGTCGTCGGGCGGGAGCTGGCCGAACGGCTTCAGATGTCCTGCTGGCAGCAGGGGAGGCTGTACCTGGAGATCGCGCCCTCGCGGCTCTCGGACCGGGCGGCGGCCCGTGCCCTGGCGGCTGCGTTCCGGGAGGACCCGCGCAGCTTCGAGACGGCCCAACGCATCGAGGTGCGCCGCTACGCCATGACCGGCGACTACCAGGCGTACGAGGAATGGGAGAACCAGGCTCTCCCCGTCGGCGCCTGA